A genomic stretch from Telopea speciosissima isolate NSW1024214 ecotype Mountain lineage chromosome 7, Tspe_v1, whole genome shotgun sequence includes:
- the LOC122668875 gene encoding sulfate transporter 1.2-like produces MAHSSGEQSERREIDTVGLPSSRIHPDNLRHVHKVGMAPRQNFFEEFSGMIKETFFPDDPLRDFKDQPRSRKIILGLQSVFPVLQWGREYNLTKFRGDLIAGLTIASLCIPQDIGYAKLANLAPQYGLYTSFVPPLIYAFMGSSRDIAIGPVAVVSLLLGTLLQNEIDPVKNAAEYQRLAFTATFFAGITQAALGFFRLGFLIDFLSHAAIVGFMGGAAITIALQQLKGFLGIKNFTKKSDIVSVMHSVWGSVHHGWNWQTIIIGSSFLAFLLFAKYLGKKNKKFFWVAAIAPLISVILSTFFVYITRADKQGVQIVNHIKKGINPSSVNEIYFTGKYLGTGFKIGVVAGVIALTEATAIGRTFASMKDYQLDGNKEMVALGLMNVVGSMTSCYVATGSFSRSAVNYMAGCQTAVSNIVMSLVVLLTLELITPLFKYTPNAILASIIINAVIGLIDIEAALLIWKIDKFDFVACMGAFIGVVFASVEIGLLIAVCISFAKILLQVTRPRTAILGNIPRTTVYRNVQQYPEATKAPGVLIVRVDSAIYFSNSNYVRERILRWLTDEEQKLKANDLPKIQFLIIEMSPVTDIDTSGIHALEELYSCLQKRSVQLVIANPGPVVIDKLHASKFTELIGDDHIFLTVADAVMTCAPKMVEEA; encoded by the exons ATGGCTCACTCATCTGGGGAGCAGTCGGAAAGGAGGGAAATAGACACTGTAGGTCTGCCTTCATCGCGCATTCATCCTGATAACCTGCGACATGTTCACAAGGTGGGCATGGCCCCGAGGCAGAATTTCTTTGAGGAATTCTCAGGCATGATTAAGGAAACATTCTTCCCAGATGACCCTCTACGTGATTTTAAGGACCAACCTCGATCAAGAAAGATCATCCTAGGCCTACAATCTGTTTTCCCAGTCTTACAATGGGGGAGAGAATACAATTTAACTAAATTCAGAGGAGACCTCATTGCAGGACTTACCATTGCAAGCCTTTGTATTCCTCAG GATATTGGTTATGCAAAGCTCGCAAATCTTGCTCCTCAATATGGGCTCT ACACCAGCTTTGTTCCACCACTAATATATGCCTTCATGGGGAGCTCTAGAGATATTGCCATTGGACCAGTTGCTGTGGTGTCTCTTTTGCTGGGCACTTTGCTCCAAAATGAGATTGATCCCGTTAAGAATGCAGCTGAATATCAGAGGCTGGCATTCACAGCTACTTTCTTCGCTGGAATCACTCAAGCTGCACTTGGGTTTTTCAG ATTGGGGTTCTTGATTGACTTCCTATCTCATGCTGCCATTGTTGGGTTTATGGGAGGTGCTGCCATTACAATTGCACTTCAACAGCTTAAAGGGTTTCTTGGCATAAAGAACTTTACCAAAAAGAGTGACATTGTTTCAGTTATGCACTCAGTATGGGGCTCAGTACACCATGGG TGGAATTGGCAGACTATAATCATAGGGTCATCATTCTTGGCTTTCCTTCTGTTTGCCAAATACCTT ggaaagaagaataagaaatttTTCTGGGTGGCGGCAATTGCTCCATTGATCTCTGTTATCTTATCCACCTTTTTCGTTTATATTACCCGCGCAGATAAACAGGGTGTCCAAATT GTGAATCATATAAAAAAAGGTATAAATCCATCATCGGTGAATGAAATTTATTTCACTGGAAAGTACCTGGGGACAGGTTTTAAGATCGGCGTTGTGGCTGGAGTGATAGCATTGACA GAAGCCACAGCGATTGGGAGAACATTTGCATCCATGAAGGACTATCAACTAGATGGAAACAAAGAGATGGTAGCACTAGGACTGATGAATGTTGTTGGTTCAATGACTTCTTGTTATGTGGCCACAG GTTCTTTCTCTCGCTCGGCTGTGAACTACATGGCTGGCTGCCAAACCGCTGTCTCCAACATTGTGATGTCCTTGGTTGTTTTACTGACCTTAGAACTGATCACACCCCTCTTTAAGTATACCCCAAATGCCATTCTTGCTTCTATCATTATCAATGCTGTGATCGGCCTGATTGACATTGAAGCAGCATTGCTTATTTGGAAGATCGATAAATTTGACTTTGTCGCTTGCATGGGAGCATTCATTGGTGTTGTGTTTGCTTCTGTTGAGATTGGACTCTTGATTGCG GTCTGCATATCCTTTGCTAAAATTCTCCTACAAGTGACAAGGCCACGGACTGCAATACTTGGAAACATTCCCAGAACAACAGTCTACAGGAATGTCCAACAATATCCAGAGGCGACCAAGGCCCCTGGGGTTCTGATTGTGAGAGTTGATTCAGCAATATACTTTTCCAACTCCAACTATGTTAGGGAGAG GATCTTGAGATGGTTAACAGATGAGGAACAAAAATTGAAAGCAAATGATCTACCAAAAATCCAGTTCTTGATCATCGAAATGTCAC CCGTTACCGACATCGACACCAGTGGCATCCATGCCTTGGAAGAGTTATACAGTTGTCTCCAAAAGAGAAGTGTTCAA CTTGTCATTGCAAATCCTGGGCCAGTTGTGATAGACAAGCTTCATGCATCAAAATTTACAGAGTTGATAGGCGACGACCATATCTTCCTTACAGTTGCAGACGCCGTGATGACATGCGCTCCGAAGATGGTAGAAGAAGCGTGA
- the LOC122666777 gene encoding crocetin glucosyltransferase 3-like: MKNNSSAKTNIVMLPFMARGHLIPFLALAKQIEQRTHFTITITIVSTPLNIQQLKSTASPATTTISFAELPFCSSDHGLPPNSENTDSLPFSHIIILLQASQTLQPSFHSLISSMFQQEGRPPLCIISDVFMGWAVNVARSFHTPHFIFTTCGAFGSAAYFSLWLNLPHRNTTSDEFSVPGFPETCRFHRSQLSPNLRDADGTDLMSRLNQKLISLSLGSNGMLCNTVEEIEPMGLDLLRKNTGLPVWTIGPLLPLSLLNPSSSSSPLNVSFSRSGREPGITADNCVNWLNTHPPNSILYISFGSQNTISSTQMMELAMGLEFSGKPFIWVVRPPIGFDINAEFRAEWLPKGFEERVRERKQGMVVHRWAPQLEILSHGSTGAFLSHCGWNSVLESLSQGVPMIGWPIAGEQTFNSKMMEEEMGVSVELTRGVESWVGREEVERVVKMVMSNDGKGEEMKRKAMEIAEKIRDSVREDGDQKGSSLKALEGFLAIVVLS; encoded by the coding sequence ATGAAGAACAACTCTTCAGCGAAGACCAATATTGTGATGCTACCGTTCATGGCTCGAGGTCACCTCATTCCTTTCTTAGCACTCGCAAAGCAAATCGAGCAACGAACACAtttcaccatcaccatcaccatcgtatccactcctctcaacatCCAACAACTCAAATCCACAGCCTCTCCTGCAACCACCACTATCAGCTTCGCAGAGCTTCCCTTCTGCAGCTCCGACCATGGCCTCCCACCCAACTCCGAAAATACAGACTCTCTACCCTTCTCTCACATCATCATCCTCCTCCAAGCCTCACAGACCCTCCAACCTTCTTTCCACTCTCTCATCTCCAGCATGTTCCAACAAGAAGGCCGCCCACCTCTCTGTATCATCTCTGATGTCTTCATGGGTTGGGCTGTAAACGTTGCCAGAAGCTTCCATACACCTCATTTTATTTTCACTACCTGCGGAGCTTTCGGAAGCGCCGCCTATTTCTCTTTATGGTTAAACCTCCCTCACCGCAACACCACCTCTGATGAATTCTCTGTCCCGGGCTTCCCTGAAACTTGCAGGTTTCATCGATCACAGCTTAGTCCGAACCTGAGAGACGCAGATGGTACTGATCTCATGTCTAGATTAAACCAGAAACTGATTTCACTTTCTTTGGGTTCTAATGGGATGCTCTGTAACACCGTCGAAGAGATTGAACCTATGGGGCTTGATCTATTAAGAAAGAACACTGGACTCCCTGTTTGGACTATTGGGCCTCTCCTTCCTCTATCACTGCtcaatccttcttcttcttcgtctcctttAAATGTGTCCTTCTCACGCTCAGGAAGGGAACCAGGAATCACCGCGGACAACTGCGTCAATTGGTTGAATACCCATCCACCAAATTCGATTCTCTACATCTCATTTGGGTCTCAGAACACAATCAGCTCTACCCAAATGATGGAACTTGCAATGGGTTTGGAGTTTAGTGGGAAGCCGTTCATCTGGGTCGTGAGGCCTCCGATTGGGTTCGACATTAATGCTGAGTTCAGAGCAGAGTGGTTGCCAAAAGGGTTCGAAGAgcgagtgagagagagaaagcaaggTATGGTGGTGCATAGATGGGCGCCTCAGTTGGAGATTTTGTCACATGGATCGACAGGAGCTTTTCTGAGTCACTGTGGTTGGAATTCGGTATTGGAGAGCTTGAGCCAAGGGGTGCCCATGATAGGGTGGCCAATAGCAGGGGAACAAACTTTTAATTCGAAGATGATGGAAGAGGAGATGGGGGTGAGTGTAGAGCTGACAAGAGGAGTGGAGAGTTGGGTTGGGAGGGAAGAGGTGGAGAGGGTTGTTAAGATGGTGATGAGTAATGACGGAAAAGGGGAGGAGATGAAGAGGAAAGCTATGGAGATTGCAGAGAAGATAAGGGATTCTGTGAGAGAAGATGGAGATCAGAAGGGTTCTTCTCTCAAGGCACTTGAAGGTT